In Paenibacillus sonchi, the genomic stretch ACAACATGACAGACAGCTGGGCGGAGAAGATCCCCGTGCCCCCCATATTCAGCGATGTCCCGGTAAACTATCCTTATGCCAAATCTATTTATTACCTGGTTCAGCTTGGGGCTATTCCGGGCGGCACAAACGAATTCAAACCGGACAAGGCGGTAACGCGAGGCCAGTTTCTCTCACAAATTATGCCACTGGCGGGGTTCCAGCTTTCTACACGGCCATCTGTATTTTCTGACACGAAAGGCAGCCCCTATGAAGCTGTAATCCAGACGGCGGTTGATTACGGGATTGTTCAGGGACTCCCCGGCAGCATCTTTGGCCCTAACCAGCCGTTGACACGCGAGCAAGCAGCTACCTTCATCTGGCGGATGGTCAAGATCTCGCTGAATGCTGATCCCGTAAAAGCCGACCTGAAAACCCCCGCCTCCCCCTGGGCATCCGAAGGGGTACAGTACATTGCGGGACAACAACTATTCGGCCCTGACGTCCAGGCCGCAGGCGGACCGCTGGAGTATAGACCGAAGGATCCAATGCTGAACAAGGAAGCAGCGGAATTGATCTACAAGCTTGTTCAAAAGCTTTTTTAGTTACTGATATATAGCTGAGGCGAATTAAAACAAGCGGATCAAGACGGTCTGCTTGCTGGTCATCCGCAAAAAAAAGGATCACAAAGCGGAATAATCCGCCCGTGATCCTCTTTCAGCTGCATTTTAAAATGAATTAGTTGACCTCGTAATTATGGCCATAGTTATTATCCAAATACGTTTGTCCGCCAGCTGTATACGAAACCGTATATTTAACATCTGTGGCACCCGGAACATTAATACTGTAGCTCCATCTTTCAACACTATTGAAATTATTCAAGGAGCCATTGTAAGTAGCGAAGCCCTCTTGAGTCGTTGCCCAGTTGTCCGTTGTGTACGTTACTTTTACTGTTTTCGTCGGATCCAGGTTTTTCACATAGATGGTTCCGCTAAATTCACCTTTGTTCAGAGTACTTTTGGCGTTAACCACATTTGGTGCTCCCAAAATCACGGAACTCAGGGGAACATTATGATTGACTTCATTGTAATAATTCGCTCCCCCGTTGTTATCCCAATAGACCTGGCCATTCACTTCGTATTCAATTGCGAATTTAATGAAGCTCAGATTCTTCAACTCGTTATGATCTGTTGAAGCATCAGTTCTGGAAATGCCAAAATGCCATTTCTCACGGGTTCCATCCGACGGTCCTACATAATTCGCACTCGTATTATACCAAGTGGTGTTATCTGTCGTGTAATGGACAGTGACATTTTTCACGGGTCCCAGATTCGCTACATCAATATTTCCGCTGAATCCGACATATCCGGGTTTATAAATAACGCTAACATCCGAGTCAATAAGCTTAACCTCATCACCGCTGGCAAATGCCGATCCCACAAAGGATACACCAAAAATCAGAGTAAACATCATCAATCCAGCAAATAGTTTTTTCATTGCTTTCACAGTTCTCGCTCCTCTAATTTCAAATTTTTACAGCAGAGTCTTGAGCCGACTAGGATGAGACACATACATTTTGTACACTTTTTTGTCTTTTTCATTCCTCCTTTGACACTTCGAAACCAAGCTGTAATTTGCGGAAATGTTAATCATTTCCTATTTATAGGATAACTTTAGTAAATATATATGTATATAGTAAATAAGTAACAATTTTAACATGTAAATATAAGGGTTATTTTGTCATAAAAGGTCAAAAGCGCAGAAAAGCAGCGCAAAAATTCCCTTGAAGGCTGTCGACATACGTCTCCGGGGTTTTTTTAAACCATATTTTTAGATGAGTTAATTTGATAGTTAGCTCCTTCCTGGTGTTCCACGACGATTCAAAGGTTTAAGACAATTTTTCAGGTACGAAAGTTTAGCCAACTTATATAAGTTGAACTGGAAATCTTCAGTGATTGCACTTTGTACAATAGATAGCTGAGAGTTTTACGGTGAAACGCATTCTGCTGTATTTCGTGCAGTAGATTTCTTGATTTGGAGTCAAAAGCGCCCTTTTAGCCCGATTCTGCTGTACAGAGTGCAACAGATCCCATTTTTCCGCTGATATAAGGATCATCTATTGTATAAAGTGCAATTGAATGCCGGCGAGCGCTGTCTGAGCTTTGAACTTTAAATCGTTTCGGACAAGGGAAGCTTTTGGATAAACCCGCTTCCCTCCTTATTTTATATTCTTATCCGCAATATACCTCCGTTATCATTAATGCCCCCATCCGGTATCCTTGAACAAAAGCTGCGGCCGCATGCATGGAGTTAAGCTCACCAACGAGATCCAGCAGTCTTTCGATTTCTTCGAATTCTGCCGCCGCTAGCTTCTTTTGGTAATTGTCCATTAACATCATGACCTCCTGATGAAGCTGCTTGGCTCTTGGATCAGCAGATTTTATAGACTCATCAGGCCGCAAATTCCCGTAATACATATCCTCCAAGATACTTTTCACTTCTACAACCTCCTGACGTACAGCAGTTTACTCCAAGTATACTTTTTACGGATAAATATATTGATATTTATGCGATTTTCGCATACAGCATAGTTGGACCAATACTAACAGAGCGAGCGCAACAAAAAAACGACTGAGCAATCAGGCTGCAGCCGTTTTCTTATAATAACCAGATATTATCTTTTCTTCTCCATAGATATTTTTATCCCTTACGTACGGCGCATATATGCACGCACCGTGATCGGTGCAAAGATCGCCACAATGACAGCGGCGCCGGCCAGGGAAAAGACCAGGTCCGAGCCCATGGTTCCCGAGTTGACCAGATCGCGGACGGCTGTGACCAAATGCGAGATCGGGTTCATTTTGACGAACCACTGAAGCCAGTCGGGCATGGTATCGACCGGTACAAAAGCGTTGGAGAGGAAGGTGAGCGGGAACAGCACAATCATGGAGATTCCCTGTACACTGGAAGCTGTACGTGCAATAACGCCGAAGAAAGCAAAGATCCAGCTGATCGCCCAGGAGCAGATAATGACCAGCACACCGGCCATGGCAACATGCCCGAGTCCGCCTTCAGGACGCAGTCCCATCACATACCCCATCGCAAAAGTAAGCACAGTTGCAATCGTATACCGGACCGTATCCGCCAGCAAGGCTCCGGCAAGCGGGGCTATCCGCGAGATCGGCAGGGACTTGAAGCGGTCAAAGACCCCTTTTTCCATATCCTCACGCAGTTGAACACCTGTCACAATCGAGGTCGTGATGACGGTCTGAACGAGGATTCCGGGGATGATCATCGGCAAATAATTCTGGACATCTCCAGAGATGGCCCCACCAAAAATATACGTAAACATCAGGGTAAAAATAATCGGCTGAAACGTGACGTCGAACAGCTGCTCGGGTGTGCGTTTGATTTTGAGCATCCCCCGGTAGGCCATTGTCAGTGAATTGCGTACCGACTGTCCGAAGCTGGTGTGGTTTTTCAGTTGGCGCTGGGCGCCTGGTTTTATCATTGTACTCATACGGTTTGACCCTCCGCTTGAATGAATTCGGCCGAAGCCGGAGCTGACTTTTCTTCTACCCCGTGGCCCGTGATGCTCAGGAAAACCTCGTCGAGCGTTGGCTTCTGCACACTCAGCTCCGCCAATGAAATCCCTGCCTCACGCAGTGCAATCAGCAGATCCGCCACCCGGTCAACATTTCCCAGAGGTGCCGTAATCTTCGCGGCTTCCGCTGATATACTGGTCTGTACTCTCAGCATCCGCTCTACCGTCTGACGGGCAATGCCAATGTCCCGCAGATTCTGAACTCTTAATTGCAGGGACGAAGTGCCTACTGATGATTTCAGCTCATCTACCGTACCCTCTGCAACCACATGGCCATGATCAATGACCGCGATCCGGTCAGCCAGCTGGTCTGCTTCTTCCAGGTATTGTGTGGTCAACAAAACCGTTGAACCGGACTGGATCAACCGCCGGATCGTCTCCCACATCTGGTTGCGGGTGCGGGGGTCCAGGCCAGTCGTCGGCTCATCCAGGAAAATGAGCGGCGGCTGCGCAATCAGGCTGGCGGCCAAATCCAGCCGCCGGCGCATCCCGCCGGAGAAATTTTTGAGCGGACGTTTGGCAGCTTCGGTCAAACCGAATTCCTCCAGCAGCTCCTCAGCCTTGCGGCGTGCTTCCGCACGCCCCAGACCCAGCAGTCGGGAGAAAATCACCAGATTCTCGGTTGCGCTGAGCGACTCATCCACTGACGCATATTGTCCGGTCACTCCAATCAGCTGGCGCACAATCTGCGGCTCCTTCACCACATCATGCCCGAACACCTTCGCGGAACCGCCATCCGGTCTTAATAATGTCGCCAGCATCCGGATCGCTGTAGTCTTGCCTGCGCCGTTTGGCCCCAGCACTCCGTAAATCGAACCCGTGGCCACTTGCAGGTCTACCCCGTCCACTGCCCGGTTGTCTCCAAAAACTTTGACAAGCCCGTGCGCCTCAATGGCCCAATCTTTGGTTTGCAGCGGTTGTTTCTTGATTTGACTCATTTTGCCATTCCTCCTAGAAAGCTAATATAGATGGATCATAAACCGCCTTTTTAAACTGAATATAAACTTGGTATGTACTCCGTTCAGTGCTGCTTCATTATAATCCTATCGGATATGCCGGTTAACGGTCTCCAAACGCATTTTCATCTCGGTCTCTGGATGTAGAGCAGACCACAATGGGCTGGGGATAAGACAGTTATGTGATTTGGTTTGTATATAGACAAAAAGGTAACCTATTACATATAATAAAAACGTAATAGGTTACCATTCTGATGTAAGGAGATGAATCATATGGAGGAAAAAGAGCAGCAGGCTTACATCCTTGGCGCTGTTCTCACACTTGCCAACCGCCTGCAGGTATTAGGCGATCAATTGGATGACCAAATGACCATGAAGCAGTGGCTGCTGATCGCAGTCATTTTGAAGAGCGGTTCACCCGCTCCCACCCTGAGCGATGTATCCGCGATGATCGGAAGCTCCAGGCAGAATGTGAAGAAGATGGCTCTCCTGCTCGAACAGCAGGGATTTGTAACGCTGACCAAGGATAGCCGGGATGCACGCGTTCTTCGGATTCAGCTTACCGATAAATGCAGGGTATATTTTGCGGGGAGAAGCGGACGGGAAGCCCAGTTTATGAAGGCTCTGTTTCAATCCTTCGACGCAGAGTTAACCCGTGGCCTGTTCCGCGGATTGACCCGGCTTACAGAGAACATCGCCCGCATGGAAACGGACGCATCTGATCCGGAAAAGGAGTAGATATTTGATGATTCTTTTACTGGTTATCCTTGTCAGCATCACTGTTGGTGTGACGATATTCTTCCATATTCCCTATTCGCGCACCAAAGCCGAGTTTCTGCGGCTCGCAGACAACGGCCTCTCTGCTGCCGCCGCCTCTAACGATGTGTTCACAAGCGAAGATTGGAAGCCTCTGCCTTCCCCTGTCCGGAAATATTTCGAAAGCAGCGGATGGACCGGCACACCCCAAATGTCCTCGATGAAAGCCGTATTCAAAGGGGTAGACTTCATCCTGTCCCCCAAGAAACCGGCGATTCAGATAGATTACACGCAGTATAATTTCAGTGAGCATCCAGCCAGAATTGCCCTGATAGAAACTTCTATGTACGGGATTCCTTTTCAAGGCCTGGATACCTATGTCGAGGGAAAAGGCAGCATGAAGGGCGTTCTGGCGAAGATGTTCACTCTATTCAACCAGCAGGGCGGAGAGATGGATCAGGCGTGTCTGGTCACCTTTTTGTCGGAAGCGCTCTTGCTGCCAAGCGCCGCTATACAGAGCTGCATTACTTGGGAGCCCATTGACGATACTCATGCCCGCGCGGCGATTGCCTGTTACGGCACTACCGCAGGCGGCATCTTCAGTTTCAGCGACAACGGGGAATGCCTGTCCTTCACGACGGACGACCGCACCGCCGTCGGAATGGACGGCTCCAAACAGCGGGTGAGATGGTCGGCGCTAATGAAGGATTACAAGCGGATTGACGGCATTAGACAACCTACCCGCCTGCAGGCAGTGTGGCATTATGACAGCGGAGATCTCGTCTATTTTGACAGCAGGAATTTTCGGGTGGAGTATAGTTACAGTATGACGATTAAATAGAAAAGCGCCGCCAGGACAAAACGGTATAGGGCAAACCATTCCAACTTAAGCCGCTTGATCAGTTTTTATAGGGGTGTATGGAAGATTTTAGGTAGAATTATTCTTAGGAAAATGGTACATTACTGTGGGATTAACAACGCAGCCTGTTCGTGTTCAATTTTAGGCTTATGTATTATTTATATTGGGGGATGGTACCGGCATGGACAACAATACGGTTAGAACAAACATTATAGGTGCTGGCGAGGTTGGCCGCGCCATTTCGGTCGACATGGACAAGAATGCTATACATAAAACAAACAGCAGCTTTTGGGATACAAAAGGAAATGAAATCTTAGGAGCAACCGCGCTTCCTTTGTATGGAGCATTTGTCTCCGAAGAAAAATGCCGGCTTTTTGGCGATGTCGCAGGAAAAAAGCTGCTGGAAATAGGCTGTGGAAGCGGTGAATCCTTGCAATATCTGGGGGAACGCAAAGCATCTGAGCTTTGGGGTACAGATATATCAGAAAAACAAATCGAAAAAACCCGGCAGCTTTTGAAGTCGCGCGGCCTTTCAGCAACATTGATCTGTTCTCCTATGGAGGAAGAATGTGGTATACCGGAGGATTATTTTGACTTCGTTTATTCGGTTTATGCCATAGGCTGGACCACCGACCTTGAGGCCACTTTTGGCCGGATCGCTTCTTACCTGAAAAAAGACGGCGTATTTATTTTCAGCTGGTCTCATCCTATTCATAAATGTGTTGTTGCGGAAAATAATAGGCTAGTCTTCAAGAAAAGTTATTTTGATGAATCCTGGTATTCGGTATCCCTTGATGAAAGTACGCTAACCTTATCGGACCGTAAACTTTCAACCTATGTGAATGCGCTCTCTAAAGCGGGATTTGTAATTGAGCAAATGATTGAGGAATCTGATGAGGAAATTATGCAATCGCGGAACGATAACAGTGATTTTGCAAAAAAAGCAAAGATGCTTCCTGTAACTTTTGTATTCAAAGCAAGAAAACTATAAAGGTTCCTTCAGCAACTCCAAGCGAAAGTTGGAAAAAGCCGCCATTGCGGCGGCTTCACATGAAGTTAAATTTGGGTTCCGAACTGTACCAGCAGCCCGGCATGATCTTGAGCTAATCCCTTGCCACTCATGGCTTGCACTTGATAAATAAATCCGTTGATTGCACCTTTTTTTCCTCCCTCGTTACCCGCTTCGTCCGCGCTTTGTGCTAACGTCAGCTGCTCCTTAAGCCGCCCAGCCAGCAATGGATCATGAGCGAGGAACTGGTCAATAAGCCCTGCAATGCCTTCATAGGTCAGGATCACTTCATAAGAAAAAGAGGATTGTACAGAGTTCCCGGCGATATCACTCACGGATGCATCAACCAAATGCTCCCCAATACCCGCCAGATAGGCGGGGCTGTCTGCAAGCACAGCATCGCAATCACTTGAAGCAATTCCTGATAATGCATCCTGAGCGAAGCATTCGATCCGGATCACATCATCTACTTCATAAACGGGTTCTCCTGAAAATTCGATTACGGGCGCTGTTTTGTCGATCTTGAGTTCAATAGTAGAAGGCACCCCGGGCACGCCATAAGCGGATTTTGCCCAATAAGTTACTTCCGTTACACCTTCTGCGCTTACTGTGAACTCCGTGCTGCTGCCTGCAGCCTCACGCTGATCAATGCTCTCAGCCCCCTTAGACTCGTAGAAAAGGGAGGTTGCCCCTTCCGAGTTCAACGTAATGGAAACATCTTCATTGTGCCAGCCCTGATCATTGGGCTGTGGATTCACGGCAGCTTCCGTCAAGGGAGCAGTATTATCCTTTTCAACTACGGAAAAGTCGTCATAGTAAGCGGATGAGATATTATAACGGCTTGTAACCGCGATAATTCTGGCGTAAGCTGCCCCTTCCGGTGCTGTACCTCGAAGAGTTACTTTTTGCCACTGGCGGAGCCGCGATTCATCCAGATGCGTTTCCAAAGTGGACAACGTCTGCCCCTCAGCATTATAGAATCTGAACATTAATCCGGGCTGGCCAGATTCGATGTAGACTTGAGTACTTGCACTATACTCTTTTCCCGGAGACAAAGCGATTGGATCGCTTTGCACCGCCACAGAGGCGGTACGGATCAGATCCGTGGTGTGGAGGCTGTAATCACCCGCATAGCTCTTATCGCCGCTCCGCTCAAAATGCACATCCCCGCTGGTCGCAAACAAAGAAGTCCAGCCCGGCAGTTTGCCGCTTCCCTCCGGCGCTTGCTCCACTCCGGCATTGTTGACCGGCAAAGGCAGACCCGGCGGTTCAGGCACAATCTCTCCATCGATCTTGATTCTATAGAGAATAGTATTCGTTGCGAGATCGGTGAAATAAAGATTCCCGTCTCTTCCAAGATCAAATCTTGATGCATCTGTCAGTGTTCTGAATTCAAGGGTTTCGGGATCGATCACTGTCAGTTTGTTATTGAACAGCACATACAGAAGCCCGTCTTCAGACCAGCGCATCGGATGATGGTGCCACTGGGTGTAATAAAGCTGTGGATAGATTTTTTTATATTTTACAAGCTTGTACGTGTCCGGATCGATCGCAAAAATATATTCATAGGATGCCCCCAGATCAGCCCATCCGGTCCGAGAGACAGATCCCCTATGAAAATAGGATCGGTAAGTTCGGGAATATCCAGGGTAAACTCCGTGATCTTTTGCTCCTTCTGGACATCCCACACGAAGATCTTGGCCTCCTGCTCGCTTGGCGTGGAACCCAGTCCGCCCCTGATGGTCGTAGATCCGAAAATCTTTCCGTTTACATAAGCGGTACTGAGCACACTCTGATTCTGGACCACATTACGGTGGACTTTGGTTTCCCCTGTCGCTGTATCATGGACCGTAAGCGATCCTCCCAGCGTACCGTAACCGGAGATAGTAGAAATAAACAGTTTACCCTCCCCTTCAGACATATGCACAAGCCGTTCCTGATCATTTCCGAGTACCGCGAGCCGCTGCGGATTCGTGCTTCCCGGCTCTTGATTCAGATCATAAACGTATAAGCCGCCTTCCGGGTAGACCCCCATATAGACTTTGTTTCCAATCGGGTACACACTATCCGCCTGACCTATGCTGAAAGGTTTTGCCGTCATGCTCTCTAAATCCACCAGCGAGGATCTGGCTTGAGAACCCGTTGTGATCAGCTGTGTATCCGATACGCTTTGAAGCCGGTTGACCACGCCCGGCAATCCCGGGATAATCGGCGGCTTTACAATTACCTTTTTTGTATCGATATTCAGCATAGCTACCCCGCCGTCATAGCGGACGGTGACCAGCGTTTTTCCTGGAAGCTCGGGATTGTTGAACTCTACCCAATCCGCCCCTCTGAATCCGCTTTCATAGATCATACCGGTTTCTTCTACCTGATGCGTTGCCAGGTCAAAGGTTTTCAGTTTTTTCTCTGACATATAATACAGCTTTCCACCCACCGAGTCGGCTGCATGAAGGCCGGTGACCTGCTGAAGCTCTACATCAAGCCATGATCCTGTTGCCGTATCGTAGATGTAGCCTTCACCCGGTATGCCGCTTCCGTCCGTATAACGGGCGAACAAATAACGGTTATCAATCGTACTTAAATCGTATACCGTATCATTTTTAACGGTTAGTGAAGCTGCAATATCCGTTTTTTCTCCCGTGTTCAGGTCCACGCGCACGATCTGTTTATGGGCCGTTCCGGCATAAATATATCCTCCCTGATAAGCAATGGAGCGGACGTATTCTTGATCAAGCGCGCCGATGACGCGTCCGTAATCCCTCACCTGCTTGGTGGCAGGGTCATACTGCCATACTTTCCCCCGGGGTACGTTCCAACGTAGACTCTTCCTTGTTCATCCGTCGTTATGCTGTTGGAGACGGACTGCCCCGCAAATTCAGCCACTTGAACGGCCTCGTGCGTGACTGGAGAATACTCCCATAATCTCGCACCCGCTCCTTCGGCCGCCACATAGAGCGTACCGTTTGGGGCAACGGTATGAGCCCAAGAGCTTTCGGATGGCGCAAGAGAAACGGTCCGGAGCAGTTTATACTCTTCGAGGTCAATCACATTCAGATAACCCGGCTTTCCTTTACTCGTCGCATACATTACAGGCTTGCCGTCCTCGTAGCCGACAGCTCCATTAAACACAGCTACCGTGTAGTTGTTGGGAACAAGCAATTTTTCGGGTTCGCCGAAGTTTTTTTGAGAAAGTCTGGATTCCTCCGCTGCGGCAGGAGCAGGCTGTACGGGATACATCACTAATACAAGGAAACAGCTCATGAACATGGTGATCAGGTTGAAAAAAGGCTTTTTCATCACTTATCTCCCCTTCTTCATGTCATTAAACATACTTGATCAACGTGGCCAGGGCTCCTTGAGCCGGGCCGGATTGATAAATTCCATAGGCTGCAGGCGCCTCTTCCAGCGCAAACCTGTGCGTGATCGCAGGACTTACCGTAATCCGCTTATCAGCAAGCAGCCTTACATACTCGTCCATATTTCTTCCTTCCGTCCACCGCACGAAACCGATAGGATAATCCTGATTGTCTTCCTCGTAACGCATATCGTATCTTCCCGGGCCGCCCGCTCTTGAGATAAGAATCTGCGCTTCCTTGCGAAACATCAGATCTCTTGAAAACTCCATGGACAAATCCCCGACGATCACGATTTTCCCCAGGTCCCGAAGCCACTCCAGCGACTTGTTAATCAGCGCTTCGCCGGGGCCGCCAGCACATAGGAGGATGGAATCGAAGCCGGCTCCACCCGTCTCGTTCATCACAAAATGTTCCACTTCCGCTTCACTTGAAAAGCCTGATGTAATGCCCATTTGTCCCTGAAGCAGCTGCACCCGGTCTTCGCTCAGATCATATGCAGCAGTATGGCATGCAGCGGCAGAAGCAATTTGGGCCACAAGATTACCGAGGATACCCAGTCCGACGACAAGCACCTTGTCACCGAACCTCACGTCAGCTGTACGCAACGCATGTATGGCAATGGCCCCGAGCCCTGTAAATGCCGCCTCCTCAGGATTGACATGATGCGGCACTTTGGTGACTAGATTGGTGGGCACCGAAATCACCTCTGCATGTCTGACGTAAGGCACACCGTAACAAGCTACCCGGTCTCCCGGATGAAAATCCCTGACCTCACCTCCCGTCTGTTCCACAATCCCAACGGCACTATAGCCAAGAGATACGGGAGATAATCCGGATCTCTTGATTGAGCTCAGCTCCGTACCCGGACTAATCCCCGAATATTCGGTTCTCACTTGGACATGCCGTTTGTTCAGGTCCGGTATATCCGCTTGAAGTATGGCAACTTTTCCTTCCTTCGCAGCAACGATTTTCATTTGATATGGCTCCTCCTTATGTCTATTCAGCCTTTTTCTGAACCGAGCATCACCCCTTTAGCGAAATACTTCTGGGCAAATGGATAGATAAGGAGAACAGGGATCATGGACAGCACAATGGTTGCGTTTTTAATCGATTGAGGGGCCAGAGCCGAACGATCCACGAGTCCCGCGTCATTTTCTGCGCTGTAGATCAGCATATCCCGCAGCACGACCTGCAAAGGATATTTATCCGCATCGTTTAAGTAAATCAGCGGCAGGAAAAAGCTGTTCCAGTGCCCCATGAAATAAAAAAGACCGATGGACGCAAGCGCAGGCTTGGATAAGGGAATGACGATATTGAACAGAATCCGGTATTCGGACGCTCCATCAATCAGGGCAGCTTCCCGTATTTGGGTGGACATGTTTTCGTAAAAGCTTTTCAGAATGATCAGTTCCATCGTCCAGATGGCGTTGGGAAGCACAAGGGCCCAAACCGAATCCGTCAACCCCAGCTGCTGTACGACCACATAAGTCGGAATAATGCCGGGATTCAGGAACATCGTCAGCACAATCGCTGTCATAAAAAACTTTCTTCCAAAAAAACCTTTTTGGGACAGGGGATAAGCTGCCACCGCAGTAAAGAGCAAGTTCACGAACGTGCCAAGCGCTGTATAAAAGACAGAATTCAGATAGGCTCTTGGAATCGTGTCATTCTTAAGCACCTCGCCGTAGGCCTCAAAGTTAAGCCCTTTCGGAAATAGAAAAACCTTGCCTTGAACGACCGACACCGTATCGCTTAAAGAGATGGCCGTAATATACAGGATGGGATAGAGTGTGGCTACAGCAACCAGAGCGAGGATCAGCGTATTGATGACACCAAACCAAGATATTTTGCGTTCTCCTACCATAATCCGTTCCCTCCCAGCCGTTTGCTGACCGCATTCGCGGACAGCAGCATCACCATTGCCACGAGTGCTTCAAACAGCCCTACCGCGGCTGCGTAACTGTAATTGGATTCAAGCAGTCCTTTGCGGTATACATAAGTTGAAAATACGTCCGCTACGTCATAT encodes the following:
- a CDS encoding S-layer homology domain-containing protein, yielding MTDSWAEKIPVPPIFSDVPVNYPYAKSIYYLVQLGAIPGGTNEFKPDKAVTRGQFLSQIMPLAGFQLSTRPSVFSDTKGSPYEAVIQTAVDYGIVQGLPGSIFGPNQPLTREQAATFIWRMVKISLNADPVKADLKTPASPWASEGVQYIAGQQLFGPDVQAAGGPLEYRPKDPMLNKEAAELIYKLVQKLF
- a CDS encoding carbohydrate-binding protein, which codes for MKKLFAGLMMFTLIFGVSFVGSAFASGDEVKLIDSDVSVIYKPGYVGFSGNIDVANLGPVKNVTVHYTTDNTTWYNTSANYVGPSDGTREKWHFGISRTDASTDHNELKNLSFIKFAIEYEVNGQVYWDNNGGANYYNEVNHNVPLSSVILGAPNVVNAKSTLNKGEFSGTIYVKNLDPTKTVKVTYTTDNWATTQEGFATYNGSLNNFNSVERWSYSINVPGATDVKYTVSYTAGGQTYLDNNYGHNYEVN
- a CDS encoding DUF6809 family protein, which gives rise to MKSILEDMYYGNLRPDESIKSADPRAKQLHQEVMMLMDNYQKKLAAAEFEEIERLLDLVGELNSMHAAAAFVQGYRMGALMITEVYCG
- a CDS encoding ABC transporter permease, translated to MSTMIKPGAQRQLKNHTSFGQSVRNSLTMAYRGMLKIKRTPEQLFDVTFQPIIFTLMFTYIFGGAISGDVQNYLPMIIPGILVQTVITTSIVTGVQLREDMEKGVFDRFKSLPISRIAPLAGALLADTVRYTIATVLTFAMGYVMGLRPEGGLGHVAMAGVLVIICSWAISWIFAFFGVIARTASSVQGISMIVLFPLTFLSNAFVPVDTMPDWLQWFVKMNPISHLVTAVRDLVNSGTMGSDLVFSLAGAAVIVAIFAPITVRAYMRRT
- a CDS encoding ATP-binding cassette domain-containing protein encodes the protein MSQIKKQPLQTKDWAIEAHGLVKVFGDNRAVDGVDLQVATGSIYGVLGPNGAGKTTAIRMLATLLRPDGGSAKVFGHDVVKEPQIVRQLIGVTGQYASVDESLSATENLVIFSRLLGLGRAEARRKAEELLEEFGLTEAAKRPLKNFSGGMRRRLDLAASLIAQPPLIFLDEPTTGLDPRTRNQMWETIRRLIQSGSTVLLTTQYLEEADQLADRIAVIDHGHVVAEGTVDELKSSVGTSSLQLRVQNLRDIGIARQTVERMLRVQTSISAEAAKITAPLGNVDRVADLLIALREAGISLAELSVQKPTLDEVFLSITGHGVEEKSAPASAEFIQAEGQTV
- a CDS encoding MarR family winged helix-turn-helix transcriptional regulator, which encodes MEEKEQQAYILGAVLTLANRLQVLGDQLDDQMTMKQWLLIAVILKSGSPAPTLSDVSAMIGSSRQNVKKMALLLEQQGFVTLTKDSRDARVLRIQLTDKCRVYFAGRSGREAQFMKALFQSFDAELTRGLFRGLTRLTENIARMETDASDPEKE
- a CDS encoding DUF6544 family protein, with protein sequence MILLLVILVSITVGVTIFFHIPYSRTKAEFLRLADNGLSAAAASNDVFTSEDWKPLPSPVRKYFESSGWTGTPQMSSMKAVFKGVDFILSPKKPAIQIDYTQYNFSEHPARIALIETSMYGIPFQGLDTYVEGKGSMKGVLAKMFTLFNQQGGEMDQACLVTFLSEALLLPSAAIQSCITWEPIDDTHARAAIACYGTTAGGIFSFSDNGECLSFTTDDRTAVGMDGSKQRVRWSALMKDYKRIDGIRQPTRLQAVWHYDSGDLVYFDSRNFRVEYSYSMTIK
- a CDS encoding class I SAM-dependent methyltransferase: MDNNTVRTNIIGAGEVGRAISVDMDKNAIHKTNSSFWDTKGNEILGATALPLYGAFVSEEKCRLFGDVAGKKLLEIGCGSGESLQYLGERKASELWGTDISEKQIEKTRQLLKSRGLSATLICSPMEEECGIPEDYFDFVYSVYAIGWTTDLEATFGRIASYLKKDGVFIFSWSHPIHKCVVAENNRLVFKKSYFDESWYSVSLDESTLTLSDRKLSTYVNALSKAGFVIEQMIEESDEEIMQSRNDNSDFAKKAKMLPVTFVFKARKL
- a CDS encoding zinc-dependent alcohol dehydrogenase, giving the protein MKIVAAKEGKVAILQADIPDLNKRHVQVRTEYSGISPGTELSSIKRSGLSPVSLGYSAVGIVEQTGGEVRDFHPGDRVACYGVPYVRHAEVISVPTNLVTKVPHHVNPEEAAFTGLGAIAIHALRTADVRFGDKVLVVGLGILGNLVAQIASAAACHTAAYDLSEDRVQLLQGQMGITSGFSSEAEVEHFVMNETGGAGFDSILLCAGGPGEALINKSLEWLRDLGKIVIVGDLSMEFSRDLMFRKEAQILISRAGGPGRYDMRYEEDNQDYPIGFVRWTEGRNMDEYVRLLADKRITVSPAITHRFALEEAPAAYGIYQSGPAQGALATLIKYV
- a CDS encoding carbohydrate ABC transporter permease, which encodes MVGERKISWFGVINTLILALVAVATLYPILYITAISLSDTVSVVQGKVFLFPKGLNFEAYGEVLKNDTIPRAYLNSVFYTALGTFVNLLFTAVAAYPLSQKGFFGRKFFMTAIVLTMFLNPGIIPTYVVVQQLGLTDSVWALVLPNAIWTMELIILKSFYENMSTQIREAALIDGASEYRILFNIVIPLSKPALASIGLFYFMGHWNSFFLPLIYLNDADKYPLQVVLRDMLIYSAENDAGLVDRSALAPQSIKNATIVLSMIPVLLIYPFAQKYFAKGVMLGSEKG